In a genomic window of Bordetella petrii:
- a CDS encoding phage tail tape measure protein: protein MANMVTSIVMRLVDQVTRPVRGIQRSLAGLSQRAGLDRLARAARGVSQSMGVAVQRAMALGKRMLVMGGVAAGAVWGVNRLVAGVAEMGNEIQTASERLGVGTDWLQQWMYVGRQFGVQNDAMVDGLKELSLRADEFVLTAGGPAAEAFGRLGITTAQLKKTKGNTDALFNLVLGRLREVDNFAARQRLVDEIFGGTGGEQMAQMVSATREEIEAMMRAAHQVGAIIPPEQVAAAREYTRQMGDLQQMLTGIRTSVVGALLPAVNEWTKRMAALGRANREAVAQRILSGMREFWSVLRPIGAAVSWVADQVGGFGNLLGGLATIMATRLIVSVFATGVALVRLGFTAVTVGARLTVALLGGLVSVSRGLIGLAARAIPAAIMGIRALSLAFLTTPVGWIVTGIAAVAGAAFLIYRNWGSIADWFGNLWQGVKAFFSRGIGDIAKDLLAFSPAALLLHGIDAVFEMFGARPLTEIGGQWISGLWDGISARWDQLTGWMRGKVAELTSWMPDWARDGLGIGGGTPGGSSSPVAALGAPVARGAALLTAPMARADVGGELRIVIDSQGRPRVTEARRNGGLDFEVDSGVLGMAP from the coding sequence GTGGCTAACATGGTGACCAGCATTGTCATGCGCCTTGTGGACCAGGTGACCCGCCCCGTGCGTGGCATCCAGCGCAGCCTGGCTGGTCTGAGCCAGCGCGCTGGGCTGGACCGGCTTGCCCGGGCCGCGCGCGGCGTGTCGCAGTCCATGGGCGTGGCGGTCCAGCGCGCCATGGCGCTGGGCAAGCGCATGCTGGTCATGGGCGGGGTGGCGGCCGGTGCCGTGTGGGGAGTCAACCGCCTGGTCGCCGGCGTGGCCGAGATGGGCAACGAGATCCAGACGGCGTCCGAGCGCCTGGGCGTGGGCACCGACTGGCTGCAGCAATGGATGTACGTCGGGCGCCAGTTCGGCGTGCAGAACGATGCGATGGTCGATGGCCTGAAGGAATTGAGTCTGCGTGCCGACGAGTTCGTGCTGACTGCCGGCGGCCCAGCTGCCGAGGCGTTTGGCCGCCTGGGCATCACCACGGCCCAGCTCAAGAAGACGAAGGGCAACACCGATGCGTTGTTCAACCTGGTCTTGGGACGGCTGCGCGAGGTGGATAACTTCGCGGCGCGTCAACGCCTGGTCGACGAAATCTTCGGCGGTACCGGCGGCGAGCAGATGGCTCAGATGGTCAGTGCCACGCGCGAGGAAATCGAGGCCATGATGCGCGCTGCCCACCAGGTCGGCGCCATCATCCCGCCCGAACAAGTGGCGGCCGCACGAGAGTACACCCGCCAGATGGGTGACCTGCAGCAGATGCTGACCGGTATCCGCACGTCGGTGGTGGGTGCGCTGCTGCCGGCTGTCAACGAATGGACCAAGCGCATGGCCGCCCTGGGCCGCGCTAACCGCGAGGCGGTAGCGCAGCGGATTCTAAGCGGCATGCGCGAGTTCTGGTCCGTGCTGCGTCCTATCGGGGCCGCAGTGTCCTGGGTCGCTGACCAGGTCGGCGGGTTCGGCAACCTGCTGGGAGGATTGGCCACGATCATGGCAACCCGCCTGATCGTATCGGTCTTTGCCACAGGGGTGGCCCTGGTGAGATTAGGGTTCACCGCCGTTACCGTTGGTGCGCGCCTCACGGTTGCGCTTCTCGGCGGCCTTGTGTCCGTGTCGCGCGGACTCATCGGCTTGGCCGCGCGTGCGATTCCGGCCGCAATTATGGGTATCCGTGCGCTGTCGTTGGCCTTTCTCACCACGCCGGTGGGCTGGATCGTAACTGGCATTGCTGCCGTCGCTGGAGCCGCGTTCCTGATCTACCGCAATTGGGGCAGCATTGCCGACTGGTTCGGCAATCTGTGGCAAGGCGTCAAGGCATTTTTTAGCCGCGGCATCGGCGATATCGCCAAAGATCTGCTGGCGTTCTCGCCTGCGGCGCTGTTGCTGCACGGTATCGATGCGGTCTTTGAGATGTTCGGCGCCCGGCCCTTGACCGAGATCGGTGGGCAGTGGATCTCCGGCCTATGGGATGGAATCAGCGCGCGGTGGGATCAGCTGACCGGTTGGATGCGAGGCAAGGTGGCAGAGCTGACCAGCTGGATGCCGGACTGGGCTCGCGATGGATTGGGAATCGGCGGCGGCACCCCAGGCGGCTCCAGTTCACCAGTGGCGGCACTTGGTGCGCCCGTGGCCCGAGGTGCAGCCCTGCTGACTGCGCCTATGGCCCGGGCCGACGTGGGCGGCGAGTTGCGCATCGTGATCGACAGCCAGGGCCGGCCGCGCGTAACGGAAGCCCGCCGGAATGGCGGGCTGGACTTCGAGGTGGATTCCGGTGTGCTGGGGATGGCGCCGTGA